A stretch of the Marinobacter sp. JH2 genome encodes the following:
- the mgtE gene encoding magnesium transporter, which translates to MSVQDVEFFRPLFTALAANDDSHMQIAASTFNAADLADFIEAHPEADVGIRLLGALSKEQGGKVLGYIGPTTQTLIAQQLPTRSLTELVTAMPSDERADFFQLLDEQQQHSLFQSLASKEREDLLRLASFEEGTAGALMSSDYATINTGVNASTAIDLLRKTAPDKETIYHAYVVDGSHTLLGAVSLRNLITATPSTSVNALIATGLVTAKTDTPQEEVARLISRYDLLALPIIDHDNRLVGIVTYDDAMDAAEAEATEDMHKGATVGKLTGTLRDASPFSLYRSRVQWLVILVFANIFTGAGIAYFEGIISEHIALLFFMPLLVASAGNAGAQSATLMVRGMATGDVTVKDWGRLLGKETLVATGLGLTMAAAVMVVGLLRAGPEIATVVAVTMIVVVMVGSLIGMLLPFLLDKLKFDPATASTPLITTIADVSGVLIYFSIATALLGIS; encoded by the coding sequence ACGTTCAACGCCGCCGATTTAGCAGACTTCATCGAAGCGCATCCGGAAGCCGACGTGGGCATTCGCCTGCTTGGAGCCCTGTCAAAGGAACAAGGCGGCAAGGTACTGGGGTACATTGGACCAACCACCCAGACGCTCATCGCCCAGCAGCTTCCGACCCGAAGCCTGACTGAACTGGTCACGGCGATGCCCTCGGATGAGCGAGCCGATTTCTTCCAACTACTGGACGAACAGCAACAGCACAGCCTGTTTCAATCGCTCGCTAGCAAAGAACGGGAAGACCTGCTGCGCCTGGCCAGTTTCGAAGAAGGCACTGCCGGCGCCTTAATGAGTTCCGATTACGCCACGATTAACACGGGAGTAAACGCCAGTACCGCCATTGATTTACTTCGCAAAACCGCCCCCGATAAAGAAACCATTTACCACGCTTATGTGGTGGACGGGAGTCATACGCTGTTAGGCGCCGTATCGCTCAGAAACCTGATCACGGCCACACCCAGCACTTCGGTGAACGCTCTGATTGCTACAGGGCTTGTGACCGCCAAGACAGACACGCCTCAAGAAGAGGTGGCTCGCCTTATATCCAGGTACGATTTACTGGCCTTACCCATTATCGACCACGACAACCGATTGGTCGGCATTGTCACCTACGATGACGCGATGGACGCAGCTGAAGCCGAAGCGACAGAAGATATGCACAAAGGTGCCACCGTGGGAAAGCTCACCGGCACCTTGCGAGATGCCTCGCCGTTTTCGCTCTACCGCTCTCGCGTGCAATGGCTAGTCATTCTCGTATTCGCCAATATATTCACGGGGGCAGGCATCGCGTACTTTGAAGGTATTATCTCAGAGCACATCGCCCTGCTGTTCTTTATGCCTTTGTTGGTTGCCAGCGCGGGTAACGCCGGTGCCCAGTCAGCCACCTTGATGGTGCGCGGCATGGCCACCGGCGACGTAACCGTCAAGGATTGGGGACGTTTGCTGGGCAAAGAAACTTTGGTAGCCACCGGTCTTGGCTTGACCATGGCCGCGGCCGTGATGGTGGTAGGACTGCTGCGGGCAGGGCCAGAAATTGCAACCGTTGTTGCGGTGACGATGATTGTGGTGGTGATGGTAGGCAGCCTGATCGGCATGTTGTTGCCTTTCTTGCTCGACAAACTGAAGTTTGACCCGGCCACGGCCAGCACTCCGCTGATTACTACCATCGCAGACGTGAGCGGAGTGCTGATCTACTTCAGCATTGCTACCGCCCTTCTCGGTATCAGCTAG
- a CDS encoding porin — protein sequence MKKTILASAIAAATFSGAVMAQESNLPTVYGNIQYVLKHTNVDGAGSAVEHADNGSTLGIKHDHEIAPGITGFFKLELEGIDADDKAASNGIDGLDEAYIGVKGDSFGQVWVGSDDSMYESAIDEIYNFYEVGSDIGGNYETGEGDLIQYLSPSFGGFTVGAAVQVNGDSTTGGKSYPYQLAAMYTVDALELAFAMDSNDGTTEYSGTGADINNENTYGLRASYNLDDLRLTASYETRKDVADVLGLMGVYTMGANQFALSYQLNDNDVSGDKNDTIALQALHNLSDHMYVYVEGYLSNGDNDAQYTLDGSGDEQSIAAVGAVYYF from the coding sequence ATGAAAAAAACTATTCTTGCTTCTGCTATCGCAGCTGCAACCTTCTCTGGCGCTGTTATGGCCCAAGAAAGCAACCTGCCGACCGTTTACGGTAACATCCAGTACGTGTTGAAGCACACCAATGTTGATGGCGCTGGTTCCGCTGTTGAGCATGCTGATAACGGCTCAACCCTTGGCATCAAGCATGATCACGAAATCGCTCCAGGTATCACCGGTTTCTTCAAGTTAGAACTGGAAGGTATCGACGCTGACGACAAAGCTGCCAGTAACGGCATCGATGGCTTGGACGAAGCCTACATTGGTGTGAAAGGCGATAGCTTTGGTCAGGTTTGGGTTGGTTCTGACGACTCGATGTATGAGTCAGCAATTGACGAAATCTATAACTTTTACGAAGTTGGCTCTGACATCGGTGGCAACTACGAGACAGGTGAAGGCGATCTGATTCAGTACCTGTCTCCGTCCTTCGGTGGGTTTACCGTTGGTGCAGCTGTTCAGGTGAACGGCGACAGCACCACAGGTGGCAAGTCTTACCCATATCAGTTGGCAGCAATGTATACCGTTGACGCTTTGGAGCTGGCTTTCGCCATGGACTCCAACGACGGTACCACTGAATATTCCGGCACTGGCGCTGACATCAATAACGAAAACACCTATGGCCTGCGGGCCAGCTACAACCTTGATGATCTGCGTCTGACGGCTTCATACGAGACCCGTAAAGACGTAGCAGACGTTCTTGGTTTGATGGGTGTTTACACCATGGGCGCAAACCAGTTCGCGTTGTCTTATCAGCTGAATGACAACGACGTATCAGGTGATAAAAACGACACTATCGCTTTGCAGGCTCTGCACAATCTGTCAGACCACATGTACGTGTATGTTGAAGGCTACCTGTCGAACGGTGACAACGATGCGCAGTACACACTGGATGGCTCAGGTGACGAGCAGTCCATTGCAGCCGTTGGTGCTGTTTACTACTTCTGA
- the pip gene encoding prolyl aminopeptidase, producing the protein MLTLYPEIQPYARHHLAVGDIHELYLEESGNPEGTPVLVVHGGPGGGCEDYHRRFFDAERFRIILLDQRGAGRSTPLAELEGNTTGHLVADMETVRQFLGVDRWLLFGGSWGSTLSLVYAQTHPERVLGLVLRGVFLCRPADIQWLYQEGASRVFPDYWQDFQGLVPEEERDDMVAAYYERLISNNELEQIQAAKAWSIWEGRCATLQPNPKVVDHFGHPHVAIALARIECHYFMNQGFLQPDQIIKNTDKLADIPAIIVHGRYDMVCPLDNAFALSAAWPEAELQIIRDAGHSASEPAIVDALIRGVEQVASKGAPSAG; encoded by the coding sequence ATGCTTACTCTTTACCCCGAAATACAACCCTATGCTCGCCATCATCTTGCGGTGGGCGATATTCATGAGCTGTATCTGGAAGAATCCGGTAATCCAGAGGGTACACCGGTGCTTGTGGTGCACGGTGGCCCGGGGGGTGGTTGTGAGGACTACCATCGTCGATTTTTTGATGCGGAACGTTTCCGGATAATTTTGCTAGACCAGCGTGGCGCAGGGCGATCGACCCCGCTGGCGGAATTAGAAGGAAATACCACCGGCCATTTGGTGGCGGATATGGAAACGGTGCGCCAATTCCTCGGGGTGGACCGATGGCTGCTGTTTGGTGGTAGCTGGGGTTCCACGCTCAGTCTTGTCTATGCGCAAACGCATCCGGAGCGAGTGCTGGGGTTGGTTCTGAGGGGTGTTTTTCTTTGCCGGCCCGCCGATATTCAGTGGCTTTACCAAGAGGGTGCGAGTCGGGTGTTCCCGGATTACTGGCAAGATTTTCAAGGGCTCGTTCCTGAAGAGGAGCGTGACGATATGGTGGCAGCTTATTACGAGCGTTTGATCAGCAATAATGAACTGGAGCAGATTCAGGCGGCGAAAGCTTGGTCTATTTGGGAAGGCCGTTGCGCCACGCTTCAGCCGAACCCAAAAGTGGTCGACCATTTCGGGCACCCCCACGTTGCGATCGCACTGGCTCGAATTGAATGCCATTACTTCATGAACCAAGGTTTTTTGCAGCCGGACCAAATTATTAAGAATACTGATAAGCTGGCGGATATTCCGGCTATTATTGTGCACGGCCGATACGATATGGTGTGCCCGCTGGATAATGCGTTCGCCCTTAGTGCAGCGTGGCCTGAAGCTGAGCTGCAAATCATTCGCGATGCTGGGCATTCAGCCTCCGAGCCCGCTATTGTGGATGCGCTGATTCGTGGTGTTGAGCAAGTCGCCTCCAAGGGTGCGCCTTCAGCTGGTTGA
- a CDS encoding DUF4124 domain-containing protein — MKIFVTLASGMLLLAASTSWAEVYRHVDAQGNVTFSDEPIKGGETVKVKPVTTITLPKPEAVSEPRKLREEVEREGASYASLAFAYPQDDQAFHSGNGTVTFEVQSTPGLKAGHKYEITLDGQPVGQSTSGSVTVPNIDRGTHNAVAHIIDRNGVQVKTGQPIRFTVHRPSVAQ; from the coding sequence ATGAAAATTTTTGTCACGCTCGCATCCGGAATGCTGTTACTTGCCGCCTCCACCAGCTGGGCGGAGGTTTACCGCCACGTTGATGCACAAGGCAACGTTACCTTCTCCGACGAACCCATCAAGGGCGGCGAAACGGTCAAAGTGAAGCCCGTTACCACCATCACGCTACCCAAACCCGAAGCCGTTAGCGAACCCCGAAAGCTGCGAGAAGAGGTTGAACGCGAAGGAGCCTCGTATGCCAGTCTCGCCTTCGCTTACCCCCAAGATGACCAAGCCTTTCACAGCGGCAACGGCACTGTCACCTTTGAAGTCCAAAGTACCCCCGGCCTGAAAGCAGGCCATAAATACGAGATCACACTAGACGGGCAGCCAGTCGGCCAAAGCACATCGGGCTCCGTTACCGTTCCGAACATCGATCGCGGTACCCATAATGCCGTCGCCCACATCATCGACCGCAACGGCGTACAGGTTAAAACCGGCCAACCCATTCGCTTTACGGTGCACCGCCCCTCCGTTGCGCAGTAA
- the typA gene encoding translational GTPase TypA yields the protein MIDKLRNVAIIAHVDHGKTTLVDQLLRKSGTLDRKELENERVMDSNDQEKERGITILAKNTALKWKDYDINIVDTPGHADFGGEVERVMSMVDSVLLVVDSIDGPMPQTRFVTQKAFAAGLRPIVVVNKIDRPGARPDWVVDQVFDLFDNLGATDEQLDFPIVYASALNGIAGMDHEDMQDNMDAVFQAIVDYVPAPDVDLDKPFQMQISQLDYNSFLGVIGIGRIARGKVSTNTPVVAIGADGKKRNGRILKIMGHSGLQRVEVDEAQAGDIICVSGLDQLYISDTLCDQSNVEALPALTVDEPTVSMTFQVNDSPFAGKEGKYVTSRNIKERLEKELLHNVALRVEEGDSADKFKVSGRGELHLSVLIENMRRENFELAVGRPEVVIKEVDGEKQEPYENVIIDIEEQHQGPIMEQMGLRRGDMTNMIPDGKGRMRLEYTIPARGLIGFRNTFLTMTSGTGILTSTFSHYGPVKLGEVTSRQNGVIVSMATGTALTYSLETLQSRGKLFLEPGQDIYEGQLCGIHSRDNDLVVNPTKGKKLDNMRASGKDEVIGLVPPIKHTLEQALEFIDDDELVEVTPKSIRLRKKLLTENERKRAGKK from the coding sequence GTGATTGATAAGCTTAGAAACGTTGCCATTATTGCCCACGTAGACCACGGTAAAACGACCCTGGTTGACCAATTGTTGCGCAAGTCCGGTACTTTGGACCGTAAAGAGCTCGAAAACGAGCGCGTTATGGACTCCAACGACCAGGAAAAAGAGCGTGGAATTACCATTCTGGCGAAGAACACCGCGCTGAAGTGGAAAGACTACGACATCAACATCGTGGATACCCCGGGACACGCTGATTTCGGTGGCGAAGTTGAGCGAGTCATGAGCATGGTAGACAGTGTTCTGCTCGTGGTCGATTCCATTGACGGCCCCATGCCACAAACACGCTTCGTAACGCAAAAGGCGTTCGCGGCAGGTTTGCGCCCGATTGTTGTTGTGAACAAAATTGACCGTCCAGGTGCGCGCCCGGACTGGGTTGTGGATCAGGTGTTTGATCTGTTTGATAACCTGGGTGCGACCGATGAACAGCTCGATTTTCCGATCGTATACGCCAGTGCTTTGAATGGCATTGCGGGTATGGATCACGAAGATATGCAAGACAACATGGACGCCGTTTTCCAGGCCATCGTTGATTACGTGCCAGCACCCGATGTTGATCTGGACAAGCCGTTCCAGATGCAAATTTCTCAGCTGGACTACAACAGCTTTCTGGGTGTTATTGGCATCGGCCGCATCGCGCGCGGCAAAGTGTCAACGAACACTCCGGTCGTAGCGATTGGCGCTGACGGTAAAAAACGTAACGGTCGAATTCTCAAGATCATGGGTCACTCCGGTCTGCAACGCGTTGAAGTGGATGAGGCGCAGGCAGGCGACATCATTTGTGTGAGCGGTCTGGATCAACTTTATATTTCTGACACCTTGTGCGATCAATCCAATGTTGAGGCACTGCCGGCACTCACGGTTGACGAGCCAACAGTCTCGATGACTTTCCAGGTCAACGATTCGCCGTTTGCGGGCAAAGAAGGTAAGTACGTAACCAGCCGTAACATCAAAGAGCGTCTGGAAAAAGAATTGCTCCATAACGTGGCGCTGCGTGTTGAAGAAGGCGACTCCGCGGACAAGTTCAAAGTGTCTGGGCGTGGTGAACTGCATCTGTCGGTTCTGATCGAGAACATGCGTCGCGAAAACTTCGAGCTGGCGGTTGGCCGCCCTGAGGTTGTGATCAAGGAAGTAGACGGCGAGAAGCAAGAGCCGTACGAAAATGTGATCATCGACATCGAAGAGCAGCACCAGGGCCCCATCATGGAGCAAATGGGTCTGCGCCGCGGTGATATGACCAACATGATCCCGGATGGAAAAGGCCGTATGCGTCTGGAGTACACCATTCCAGCCCGTGGCTTGATCGGGTTTCGGAACACCTTCCTGACCATGACTTCGGGTACCGGTATTCTGACCTCGACCTTCAGTCACTATGGTCCGGTGAAGCTGGGTGAAGTGACCAGTCGCCAGAATGGTGTCATTGTTTCTATGGCAACCGGTACGGCACTGACATACTCACTGGAAACTCTGCAGAGCCGAGGTAAGCTGTTCCTCGAGCCAGGCCAGGATATCTACGAAGGTCAGTTGTGCGGTATTCACAGCCGCGATAACGATTTGGTGGTTAACCCGACCAAGGGCAAGAAGCTGGACAACATGCGTGCATCTGGTAAAGACGAAGTTATCGGCCTGGTTCCACCCATCAAGCATACGCTTGAGCAGGCGCTTGAGTTTATTGACGATGACGAACTGGTGGAAGTAACGCCTAAGTCGATCCGTCTGCGTAAAAAGCTTCTGACCGAAAACGAGCGTAAGCGCGCCGGTAAGAAGTAA
- the glnA gene encoding glutamate--ammonia ligase: MSKTVDLIKEHEVKWVDLRFTDTRGKEQHVTLPASEVDEDFFADGKMFDGSSIAGWKGINESDMILMPDDSSSVLDPFTEEATINITCDIVEPTTMQGYERDPRSVAQRAEEYLKSTGIADGALFGPEPEFFVFDSAKWKTDMQGSMYELHSEEAAWVSGDDFDRNNIGHRPGVKGGYFPVPPVDSLHDLRGAMCAAMESMGLTIEVHHHEVGTAGQCEIGVGPNSLTNKADEVQILKYCVHNVAHAYGKTATFMPKPVVGDNGSGMHVHMSLSKDGKNLFAGDSYAGLSDEALYYVGGIIKHAKAINAFTNPATNSYKRLVPGYEAPVMLAYSARNRSASIRIPYVNSAKARRVEVRFPDPAANPYLAFSALMMAGLDGIQNKIHPGDAMDKDLYDLPKEEALNIPKVAETLQEALDALRDDHEFLTRGGVFTEDMIAGYIDLKRAEVERINMTTHPVEFELYYSC; the protein is encoded by the coding sequence ATGTCCAAGACTGTTGATTTGATCAAAGAGCACGAAGTCAAATGGGTCGACCTGCGTTTCACAGACACACGCGGCAAAGAACAACACGTAACCCTGCCCGCCTCCGAGGTTGACGAAGATTTCTTTGCCGACGGCAAGATGTTCGACGGCTCTTCTATCGCCGGCTGGAAAGGCATCAACGAATCCGACATGATCCTGATGCCGGATGACAGCAGCTCCGTTCTGGACCCGTTCACCGAAGAAGCTACCATCAACATTACCTGTGACATCGTGGAACCGACCACCATGCAAGGTTATGAGCGTGACCCCCGCTCTGTTGCCCAGCGCGCTGAAGAATACCTGAAGTCCACCGGCATCGCCGATGGCGCGCTGTTCGGCCCGGAGCCTGAGTTTTTCGTCTTCGATTCAGCGAAATGGAAGACCGACATGCAGGGTTCTATGTATGAGCTCCACTCAGAAGAAGCCGCTTGGGTATCTGGCGACGACTTCGACCGCAACAACATTGGCCACCGCCCGGGTGTTAAAGGCGGCTATTTCCCGGTACCGCCGGTAGACAGCCTGCACGACCTGCGTGGCGCCATGTGTGCCGCCATGGAATCCATGGGCCTGACCATTGAGGTTCATCACCATGAAGTCGGCACCGCCGGCCAGTGTGAAATCGGCGTAGGCCCTAACAGCCTGACCAATAAAGCAGACGAAGTACAAATTCTTAAGTACTGCGTGCACAACGTTGCCCACGCCTACGGTAAGACGGCTACCTTCATGCCTAAGCCGGTAGTTGGCGATAACGGTTCCGGTATGCACGTTCACATGTCGCTGAGCAAAGACGGCAAGAACCTGTTCGCAGGCGACAGCTACGCAGGCCTGAGCGACGAAGCCCTGTACTACGTTGGCGGCATCATCAAACACGCCAAGGCGATCAACGCCTTCACCAACCCGGCCACCAACAGCTACAAGCGCTTGGTACCTGGCTACGAAGCACCGGTTATGCTGGCCTACTCTGCCCGTAACCGTTCTGCCTCTATCCGTATCCCGTACGTGAACAGCGCTAAAGCTCGTCGTGTTGAAGTTCGCTTCCCTGACCCCGCAGCCAACCCTTACCTGGCTTTCTCTGCACTTATGATGGCTGGCTTGGACGGCATTCAGAACAAGATCCACCCTGGCGATGCCATGGACAAGGATCTGTACGACCTGCCGAAAGAAGAAGCACTGAACATTCCGAAGGTTGCTGAGACTCTGCAAGAAGCTCTGGATGCCCTGCGGGACGATCACGAGTTCCTGACTCGTGGCGGCGTGTTCACTGAGGACATGATTGCAGGCTACATCGATCTGAAGCGTGCCGAAGTTGAGCGCATCAACATGACCACGCACCCGGTTGAGTTCGAGCTGTACTACTCCTGCTAA
- the dtd gene encoding D-aminoacyl-tRNA deacylase, protein MKGLIQRVSVASVAVGDRQIASIGNGLLLLLGVERNDTAIEAKELCRKILSYRVFPDEQGRMNVNVQDSGGSLLIVPQFTLAADTSSGTRPGFSLAASPDVANRLYEEFIGQVKSLLGPERVQAGEFGADMKVALVNDGPVTFLLETGPSK, encoded by the coding sequence ATGAAAGGATTAATCCAGCGAGTATCGGTGGCAAGTGTTGCCGTGGGGGATCGCCAAATTGCCAGTATTGGCAATGGGTTGTTATTGCTATTGGGTGTGGAAAGGAATGATACCGCAATCGAGGCCAAGGAGCTGTGCCGAAAGATTCTCTCATACCGGGTGTTTCCCGATGAGCAAGGCCGGATGAACGTGAACGTTCAGGATTCTGGTGGCTCGCTTCTAATTGTTCCCCAGTTCACCTTAGCCGCGGATACCTCCTCCGGAACTCGGCCGGGCTTTTCTCTTGCGGCTTCCCCCGACGTTGCTAATCGTCTGTACGAAGAGTTTATCGGTCAGGTGAAGAGTCTGTTGGGACCTGAGCGTGTGCAAGCCGGCGAGTTTGGCGCAGATATGAAGGTGGCGTTAGTGAATGACGGGCCAGTTACATTTTTGCTGGAAACGGGGCCGTCAAAATAG
- the glnL gene encoding nitrogen regulation protein NR(II), translated as MSFRPSTTLNAGYKSILDSLTTAVLVLGDDLTIRYLNPAAENLFETSLMRTQGTPLHDVLIDSENALRTLHAAAKNGQSYTRREAEFALLTGSRLMVDYSVSPISIDPIELLVELHPIDRQLRISREEDIISQQEASRILVRGMAHEIKNPLGGIRGAAQLLARELDSDGQREYTQVIINEADRLRSLVDRMLGPNKALKITPTNIHEILERVRTLIEAESRGKVQLLRDYDPSIPEFSGDKEQLIQAVLNIARNAMEAAFENENTADTGTAPTITFRTRTLRQFTIGHQRHRLVCRIDIIDNGPGIPADLLQNVFYPMISGRASGTGLGLSITQSIIGQHRGLVECESEPGKTDFIIFLPLEDTL; from the coding sequence ATGTCGTTTCGACCATCAACCACCCTCAACGCCGGGTATAAAAGTATTCTCGATAGCCTGACGACTGCCGTCCTGGTTCTGGGCGATGATCTGACAATTCGTTATCTGAACCCGGCCGCCGAGAACTTGTTCGAGACTAGCCTTATGCGTACTCAGGGCACGCCGCTGCACGATGTACTTATCGATTCAGAGAACGCGTTAAGAACTTTGCACGCAGCTGCGAAGAACGGCCAATCTTACACGCGACGTGAAGCTGAGTTCGCATTGCTGACCGGATCACGCCTGATGGTGGACTACTCTGTCAGCCCGATCAGCATTGATCCAATTGAATTATTAGTCGAATTGCACCCCATCGACCGCCAGCTGCGCATCAGCCGGGAAGAAGACATCATTTCCCAGCAGGAAGCTTCCCGCATTCTTGTGCGCGGCATGGCTCATGAGATCAAAAACCCCTTGGGTGGCATTCGAGGTGCAGCGCAACTGCTCGCTCGCGAATTGGACAGCGATGGCCAGCGGGAATACACCCAAGTCATCATCAATGAGGCCGACCGTTTACGGAGCTTGGTCGACCGCATGCTCGGGCCCAACAAAGCCCTAAAAATTACGCCCACCAACATCCATGAGATTTTGGAGCGGGTACGCACCCTGATCGAAGCAGAAAGCAGGGGCAAAGTTCAGCTTCTACGAGATTACGACCCCAGTATTCCGGAATTTTCGGGCGATAAGGAACAACTCATTCAAGCGGTCTTGAACATCGCTCGAAACGCTATGGAGGCGGCATTCGAAAACGAGAATACTGCAGATACGGGAACCGCCCCGACAATCACCTTCCGCACTCGTACCTTGCGGCAGTTCACCATTGGCCATCAACGCCATCGTCTGGTTTGCCGCATCGACATTATCGACAACGGTCCCGGCATTCCGGCTGATCTACTGCAGAATGTTTTTTACCCCATGATCAGTGGCCGGGCTTCAGGCACCGGCTTGGGACTTTCAATCACTCAGAGCATCATTGGCCAGCACCGGGGCTTGGTGGAATGTGAAAGCGAGCCAGGAAAAACCGACTTTATTATTTTCCTGCCTCTGGAGGACACTTTATGA
- a CDS encoding CYTH domain-containing protein — translation MATELEIKLTLSEQSQAEALAWLLAQPEASEGPRKLLVNRYYDTPAAALNHARAALRVREVGGQYIQTLKTQGEFVDGAHRREEWEWEIPSADLDMSLLEQTPLNDQLDLSELKLAFETNFTRQIVMLSTVDSVIEVAVDFGEIAGGGGARPLHEVEFELKSGNSESLMIGAAALAREVPVFLNLVSKAEQGYHLAGIHRPTVGQNAGVLSVTEFLHQLSLTWLLREPVVFSTESLSEVQELAIEVGLQEVWDQLMPELIRGCHVADMVQNIPRMGELQLAIASAS, via the coding sequence ATGGCCACGGAGCTCGAAATCAAACTTACCCTGTCAGAGCAATCCCAGGCTGAAGCGTTGGCATGGCTGTTGGCCCAACCGGAAGCCTCTGAAGGCCCGAGAAAGTTGTTGGTGAACCGCTATTACGACACCCCAGCTGCAGCGCTGAATCATGCCCGAGCGGCACTACGTGTGCGTGAGGTTGGCGGTCAGTACATCCAAACTCTGAAAACCCAAGGCGAGTTTGTTGACGGGGCTCATCGGCGGGAAGAATGGGAATGGGAGATCCCGAGTGCAGATTTGGATATGTCCTTACTCGAACAAACCCCGCTGAACGATCAATTGGATCTGTCCGAGTTGAAGCTGGCGTTTGAAACCAACTTCACCCGCCAGATCGTCATGTTGAGTACCGTTGATTCAGTGATTGAGGTGGCAGTCGATTTTGGAGAAATTGCAGGCGGAGGTGGTGCCAGGCCATTGCACGAAGTGGAATTTGAATTGAAGTCTGGTAACTCTGAATCATTGATGATCGGGGCGGCAGCACTGGCCCGAGAGGTTCCGGTATTCCTTAATTTGGTGAGTAAAGCAGAGCAGGGCTATCACTTGGCGGGCATTCATCGGCCAACTGTTGGTCAAAACGCCGGCGTACTATCGGTGACGGAGTTTCTGCACCAGTTAAGTCTAACCTGGTTGTTACGTGAGCCCGTGGTCTTTTCGACGGAGTCTTTGTCAGAGGTGCAAGAATTGGCTATTGAGGTTGGCCTTCAGGAAGTGTGGGATCAGCTTATGCCTGAATTGATCCGCGGTTGCCATGTTGCCGATATGGTTCAAAACATTCCCCGCATGGGCGAGCTGCAGCTCGCGATCGCCTCCGCTAGCTGA